TCAAACGGCGCATGCTCCAAGAGCGGCTCGTGCGCGCGACCATCTCGGCCCCCGTCGGCTGGTCGGTCACCGCTCGCAATGTCGAGCTCGGACAATGGGTGCGCGGCGGCGAAACGGTCGGACGTGCCGCGGATTTTTCGACCCTCTTAGTCCCCTTTGCGCTGACCCCGGAGCAATTCGTTGCCCTTGAGCAGACGCGCTCGGATCTCGCCCTCGAGGCCATCGATGTCGGCAACACAGCCGATCGTGCCATCCCGGCGCGGATCCACCGCGTCAACCCCGGTTTCGACCCCGAGACCCGCAAGATCGCCGTGGAGCTCGCCCTGACCGATAGGGTCGAACTTGCCCGCGGCGGACTGCGCATGCGTCTGCGCCTGCGCCTGCCCGAGGCCACGGGCGCCGTCAGTCTCCCGCCCTCCGCGATCGACTCCAGCTACGAGGAATCCTGGATCATTCGCGAGAGCGGGGAGCGGGTCTCGGCGCTGCCGCTCGGACCCGACGCGCTGAACCCGGATCTAGTCAGGGTCACGGCCCGGGGGCTGAAGCCCGGCGATCGGGTTCGCATGGTCGGGAGTCGCTGAGCCGTGCGCGCCGTCGTTCGCTTCACCCTACGGCAGCGGGTTCTCTTCAACCTGCTGTTCGTCTTCATGATCGTCGCGGGCGTCTTCGCGCTCGATGCCCTGCCCACCGAGCGTTATCCCGAGGTCAACTTCGGCAAGGTCATCATCACCACGGTCTATCCGGGTGCCTCCCCGCGCGATGTCGAAGCCTTGGTGACACGTGAGATCGAGCTGGCGCTCGACGGGCTGGAGCATGTCGAGTTCATCCGCGCCAACTCGGTTCGCGAGCGCTCGACCCTGGTCGTGAAGTTTCGCGACGATACCGATTACGGCGCGCTCTACGACGAGCTGCGCTTTCGGGTCCTCAGCATCCTCGAACGTTTTCCCGAGGGCGTCGATCCGCCGCGCTTCGACCTGATCCGCACCTCCTTCTGGCTCCCGGTCGTCGCGGTCAACCTGGTAGGCGATCGCTCCAACCGCGCCCTGTCGCTGATCGCCAAAGAGCTGCAGATCCGCATGGCCCAGATCCCCGGGGTCACCGAGGTGAAGCTCGACGGGGAGCAGCGTCGCGAGTTCCACCTCTTTCTCGATCCCTGGAAGCTCAAATCACACGGCGTGAGCCTGGATCAGGTCGCCGCGGCCCTGCAGGACGCCAACGTCACCCTCCCGGCCGGCGACTTCAGCGACGGCACCGGCGAGTACATGGTGCGTGTGGACGAGCGCTTCCGCACGCGTGATCAGGTCGTGTCCACCGTGGTGCGCAGCGACGCCGACGGCTCCTTCGTCACCGTCGACGACCTGATCTCGGACGCCGCCCTCGGCTATCGCACCCCGGGCGTCATCACCTCCGCCGACGGCAAGGACGGTGTCGCCCTGCGTCTGCTCAAGGCCAAGGGCGGCAACGCCATGGAGATCTACGCCGCGGCCGAGGCGATCCTCGAAGAGGTCGCGCCCCTTTTGGAGCAGGAAGGGATCGAGGTCGTCCTCACCCAGGATTCAACGACCTACATCAAGGAGTCGATCCAGACCCTCGGCTGGAACATGATCATCGGGATCCTGCTGGTCAGTTTGATCCTTTGGTACTTCATGGGGATACGCAACGCCGGCCTGGTCACCGTCGGGATTCCCTTCTCCTTCATGGTCACCGCCGTTCTGATGCAGTTGACCGGCAACTCGCTCAACGAGATCACCCTCTTCAGCTTCGTGCTGGTCTCCGGGATCATCGTCGACGACGCCATCGTGGTCGTGGAGAACATCTACCGGCATGTCCAGGACGGCGAACCCATCGAGCAAGCGATCATCGAGGGCACCGCGGAGGTCGCCTGGCCGGTGATCTCCGCGACCGCAACGACCGTTGCGGCCTTCCTGCCGATGCTCATCATGACCGGCTCCACCGGCGAGTTCTTCGCGCTCATCCCCAAGGCCGTAAGCTTCGCCATCGTCGCTTCGCTGTTCGAGTGTTTGTTGATCCTACCCCTGCATTACCTTGATTTCGGACCGCGTCCGAAGGCACATGCAGCCGGTCAAAGCGCGAAACAGATCGAGCGGGAGAACCGCTTGATGCGCCTTCTGCGGCGCATGACCGAGCGCCTGATCGGGGTCACCATGCGCTTTCGGGTGCTGAGCCTCTCCGTGGTGCTCGTAGCCTTCATCACAGCCATCGCCGTCCTCGGCGTCTCGATCGCCGGCATTGCACCCCTGGTGCGGATTCAGTTCTTCCCGGACGACTACACCACCTACTACGCCTTCGTCGAAGGCCCGCCCGAGACACCGATCGCGCAGACCCACGAGCGCGTCAAGGCGATCGCCAGCTTCATCATGGCCGACGGCCCCGGCTACGCACGCTCAGCCGCAGGCTTCGCCGGCTTCACCGTCAGCGAGGACTACGAGGACGAGCCCGGCCGTCATCTGGGCACCGTCATGGTCGCGCTGCCGAGCAAGTCCGATCAAGCCTTCGACGACCCGCTCGCGCATCTCGACCGGATGCGCGAACGCCTGATCGAGCAGTTCGCCGAGCCCGGGGTCAAGATCCGGGTCCGCGCCGAGAAGGACGGCCCGCCGACCGGCAAGGACGTCAACATCCAGATCGCAGGATCGAGCGAAACGTCCGTGCGGGGCCTGAGTGCGGACCTGTTGCAGCGTCTGCGCGATCATCCCGAATTCGGCCCCGATCTGGTCGATCTTCAGGACGATCGCGGCGTCCCCTCGCGTGTCTTTCGGCTTGCCGTCGACGAGTCGCGTGCGCGTGAGCTCGGCCTCACTGCGGGTGATGCGGCACGCATGGCCGCGTCGGTCCTGGACGGGCGCTACATCGGCAAGTACCGTCTGAGCGACGAAGAGGTCGACCTCAAACTCCGCGTCGACCCCGCCTACCTGGATGCACCCGAAGCCGCGCTCGATATCCCGGTCCTCGAGCACCCCTCCGGACCGGTCCTGCTGCGCGACATCGTCCAGCCCATCGCCGAGGTCCAGCCCGGCGAGCTCAAACGCTATCAACGCCAACGCAGCCTCACCGTCACGGCCAATATCCGTTCCGGCGCAGCCATCTCCTCCGCTCAGGTCACCGCCTGGGTGCGTGCTCAGTATCCGGAGCTGCGCGCCCTTTACCCCGGGGCTACACTGGTGTTCGGCGGCGAATTCGAAGAAACACAACGCTCCTTCGACAGTCTCGCGCGCGCCTTCGGCCTCGCCGTCTTGCTGATCTACCTCATCCTCGCAACCCAGTTCAAGTCATACACCCAGCCGCTGATCATCCTCTCAGCGGTCATGTTCTCCATCATCGGAATCGTCTTCGGCAAGGTCGTCACCCAATCGCTCTTCACCATCAACAGCTTCATCGCCATCGTCGGCGTCACCGGCGTGGTCGTCAACGACTCGCTGGTCCTGCTCGCCTTCATCAACCAACGCTACCGCGACGGACTCGACCGCCACGCCGCCATTCGAGAAGGCGTGCGCCTGCGCCTGCGCCCCATCGTCCTCACCACCCTGACCACGACATTGGGGCTCATGCCGATGGCACTCGGCATCCCCAGCTACTCCGTCATCTGGGGCTCCATGGCATCCACCTTCGTCACCGGCCTCGCCACCGCAACCTTCCTCACCCTCTTCATCGTCCCCGTCGCCTGGGACCTCCTCACCGAATGGGACGAAAAACGCGCCGCCAAACGCGCCCAATAACAACACAAACCGTAGGATGGGTAGAGCGAAGCGAAACCCATCCTCCCCGCGCCAACGCACAAACAACTAAAACACAGCGAAACCCAGCAACCCCACCACAAAAAACACCACCTCGTGTATACTTACCCAACCCCAGCACTCCCCGCCCCGCTCAACACGAAACACCCCGAATGACCAACTATCGCCGCTGCCGAGTCCCCGGAGTCGTCTACTTCTTCACCCTCCGCCTCGCAGATCACGCAGGAACCCTCCTCACCGATCACATCGACCCTCTACGCTCCGCCTTTCGCACTGTCCGCACCCGCCACCCATTCGAGATCGATGCGATCGTGATCCTGCCCTCGCATCTCCATTGTCTCTGGTCCCTGCCGGAAGGAGACAGCGATTACAGTCTCCGTTGGCGACAGATCAAATCAGCCTTTTCAACGGCAATTCCGGCAGATGAAATAATCACCGCGAGCCGGCGCAGAAAGAACGAGCGAGGCGTTTGGCAAAGACGTTTCTGGGAGCATACGGTCCGCGACGATCGAGGTTATGCCACAAGGTTTGACTATATTCATTACAATCCGGTGAAACACGGTTTTGTCGACAGGGTTAAGGATTGGCCTTATTCGTCGTTCCATCGTTGTGTTCGGTTGGGCGTGTATTCGGAGGATTGGGGCGGTGGTGATCTGGAGGATCTGGATTTGGAGGAGAGTTGAGCCTGAGCGGATTCGATCCGGTGGGCTGCGCGGGTTGGGTTTCGCTGCGCTCTACCGATTCCTGTCCGGCGATGTTGGAGTTTGTAAGGATGGGTTTCGCTGAGCTCTAGCGATTCCTGACCGGCAATGTTGGAGCTTGAAGGATGGGTTTCGCTTCGCTCTACCCATCCTACGTTTCGGGGTGCTTAGCGATCGACGTCGCTGCTCCAGAAGAGGCGGGTGCGTTTGTGTGTGATGGCGGGCTTGATCTCCTGGGGGCTGATGGGTGTGCCGGTGGAGCCGTCTCGTGGGGGCGCGCCGATGACGACCATGGTGGGTTTGCCGTCGATCGGCACGGTTGCGAGCACGGGTGCCGGGGGCAGGCCGCCGCCGACCAGTTCGCGAGAGCGCGTCCCGCCGCAGGTCTCGGCCACCCCGATTGCGCCTGAACCGTTGAAGAGGTTCACCCAGTAGCCGGCGGCGATGCCAATCGGCCGTGCGCAGACCCCGACAGCCGCTCCGCCGGGTCGGGAGGTGCTGAAGGTCGCCATGCCGGCAACGATGATCGCATTCGTCACCGTCTGCTCACCGCGGTTCGGGAAATCCATGAACCAGCCCCGTTGCACCGTATCCGTAACCACGCCGGCCGCGTCGCATCCGGGATTCACCGTTTGATTGAGCATGAGGTTCACGTCATCCAGATTGAACGGATAGGTTCCCGTTGCCACATCGGCCGGATCCTCCCTTGGCCTGTCGAGAAACACGTAAAAGCGATCCTGAACACGAGACGTATAGGGGTAATTGGTCTCCAACGGCCGCTCTCGGTTACCCGATCCCAAGGCCAGATAGACCATGTTGCGATACGCCATGACCGCAGGTCCGTAGAGAAACTTTCGCGAGCCGCCTTGAGTCCGTGCCACCTTGAGGATCTGCCAAGCGTCCGGCGCCAGCGCGCCGCCCGTGACCGGGTCGATAAAGTTGATGCGATACAGGTTGCCGCCCGTGTCCGCGGCATAGGCGACATCCATAAAGCCGTCGTAATCCAGGTCCACTAGACTGACATCCGCGGGAACGGGCCGCTCGGTGGGGAAGGTCGCCAACACCCCTCCGGTCTCGGCATCCAGGATAAAGACGGCGCGCCCCTTGCTGCTGGCGCAGCTCGGGGTCGTCACGTCCGCATCTTCACACGCATCGTAACCGCCGCCCATCACCAGCACCGGTTTCGCGCCGCCGGCATACCCCTCAACAAAGCCGGCGTTCGGGATCGACCACGTCTGACCGATACCGGTCAAGCTGCCCGCACAATCCTTATCGTCGCCGACATTCGGACACCCGGCACGCCACATCAGGGACGGCGCGTCCGGCGTGGTGACGTTGAACGCATAGACCATCCGCCCACCGCGTCGCATCGTCGGAAAGATCCAAGCCCTGTCGAGAAGATCCGCGTCGTCGTAATGCACGACCTGTCCGATCGAGCCGTCAAAGAAATAATCCTTCGGCAAAGGATTGGCCGCTTGGTCCTGGTTCGGGTAAGCCACGATCGGTGCATTCGCCCGCAGACGCGCCAGTTTGTCGAAATGCTCGGGCGCGATGAACGACCAGCGTTCAGCGCCGTTCTCTGCACCGACAGCCCGCAGCATCCCGTCGTTCGTTCCGTAATAGACCACGACACCGGCGCTGCCGCCGTAATTGATCGGCAACGGCCGCGCATGCACGATATCGCCGTGGATCGTCGGGCGCGGATCCGTCTGCTTGTTGGTCTTATCCATCAGATCGACATCCATGCCGCGGGAATAGTCGACAAGATCCGGCTCAAGCCCGCTGTTCGAGGCATTGAAGGCGACCAGCGCCGAGCCCGATAGGGTCAGCACCTTGCGATTCGCGATATTGGAGCGGCGCAGCATCTGCCCGGCGGCACCCTTCTCGACAAAGGGTCCATCCGGTCGATCCGAATAAGGACCGCCCGCCGTTGCGCACTGCCCCCTTGGATCCGGGACAACGCCCAAGTCTGCCCAATAGTCGACCGATTCCGTCGTCCAAAAGCTCGACGCACACTCGGCGACGAACCCGGAGAGCAAATTCACCGCACGCTTTTTATCGACGTCGGCAAGGTCGATCCCCGTGTCGAAACGCGCCAGTTGATAACGCTTGACATTGCCGTACCAGCGCGGCTTCGCATAAGGCTCGGGGCGAAACATTCCGATAAAGACCTGGTTCTCGTTCTGTGCTCGGTTGGTCGCGCTGATCGGCAAGGATGCCGACGCGAAGGTCGAGTTGACCGAAATGATTTCGGAGATAATAGTCTCCAGTACCGCCTCGAGCGTATCCTGGTTACGCGCGAAGAAATAGCCTCCGCCGCCGACCTTCGCTGCGCTCATCAAAAGCCCGGTATGATCGTTGTTCTGTTTCTTGTTGAAGACATCAATCGTATAGGTAATGATGCGGGCGCGCGGATCGGACTCCGCCGCACCCGGAATAGGCACACCCTGCGTATAGAAAAACTTGGACCAATCATCCAGGTTCCAAGCCGCGCCCTTGATCGTATCAAAGTCCCCGGTCGGCACCATGGTCTCGTTGAGGATCGTACCCTGGACCATGTATTGGTCTTGGTTGCCGCACTTCACATCCGACGGTACTTTCTTTTCCGAAAGACAGACGCAGCTCGAATATCCCGCGTTCAAACAATCACTGCCGGCCGCACTCACTGCGGATGTGCAGCTATTCTGGTTATTGTAACAGGCTTCACTAAAACCCAGGCTCTCAAGCTCCGTTTGGCTGTTGAGCGTGAATTTCGGGATCGGAAGCGGTGTTCCGCTGCCGGAGCCGGCCAAACGGTCCGGCGTTCCACCCGCGGCGGTCACCAGCGCGGACAACGCATTTGAATTACTTGAATCGTCGGTAGACGGACCACTACTCTGCGGATTCCCGATAAAGACCAGATAGGTGTCGGTACAGAGGTCCGCGGTCGTGAGCGGGGAGCGAAACCGCGAGTACGCGGTTTGGTATCCACTGGGGTCGGCGAAGTCGACGCCAGTCGGAGTCCCAACTCCGTTGTCGAGAGCCCTTTCCCCCGCGAGGTAATTGTAAACGTCATGCATCATATAGCCATACTTCGGGCCCGATTGCCGCCTTTCCTCCTTGGTTAGAATATTGTCGTCGATATGGATTAGCTTGGAATTCAGAACACCCTGGTTCGTGGAGTTCAACTCTTTGATGGCATGCCGCACATAGGCATTGTCATTCGCGCTTCCCAGTGTCGCGTACATCATGAGCCCGACGTTCACTTTTCCGGTCAGTCCGCCGAGCGCTTTTTTGATCGCGCGTACTTCGGCCTGTCCCTGCTTTGTCCCTTTCGGCAACCAGTGCTGATCGTTGCGGCTCCAGTTGGCCGAGTTATCCAAAACAAACAGGATATTCGGCTTGGCCGTCTGGGCCCCCGTCCCGCCGACGAAGATATCGATATCCTCTGCAAAGATCGCTGGACACGCCAGAAGCATGGCGATCGCGAGTCCTGTGACATGACCTAAACGCACGGAATTAAACATGGTTAATCTCCACGACAGCCATCATGGACACGCGGTGGCAATATCGTTGTTCGAGACGCGGATACTGATGCCCTGCCGGATACGGGCCTGCGCGCCGGATGAGAGGTCGATCGCGCGTGCCCTCAGATCCCAAACAGACCCGGAGCACAACGACTGACCGCCTGACCCCGAACCGCCCACCACACCGACCTGCTGTGTACCGATGAAGCACCCCTGGTCATTGATGTCCGTCGCGTCGAGTTGGTTGTTCGTGATGGGCGTCATCCCGATACAGCTCGGTACGGGATTCGCGAGATCGACCTCGATATCGTCGGAGCCGTCCCCGTTGATATCGAAGCATTTGTGATTCTTCTTGCCCTCGCAGAAGAAGACGGCCTTTGGGCTTTCGGGCGAGAGACTTTCGATCAGGAGCGGCAAGTCGTTGACGGCCTCCTCCAGGGTCGCCTCGGCAGCCTTCTCGACCTGTCGCTTGTTCTCGAGATTGGAGACCACGGCAAGATTGCTGCTGCCCATATCGAAGACGGAGACGGCGATCAGGGTCGTCAGCAGGAGCATGATCAACGCGATCACCAGAACCGCGCCGCGCTGTTGACCGACAAACACGGAATGAGCATTCATCGCACGTCCTCCCGTCTGCCCGCAATATTGTTCAAGCGAACGGTGGTGCTATAGGCTTGGCGCTTATAGGCATCGCCCGGCGCCTCGATGACCTCGTCACCGAGGTGATAGATCCGATCGTCCAGGTGCCCGTGCGTCGGCGATGCATTGCGCGCCAAGAGATGCACCCTGACGGCCACCACGTCCTGCCAGTCGCCCGCATCGACGATGCCGTCCAGATATTCGTCCGGCTCGCCGTTGTCGTCCCTGTCGATTCCGTACTCGAAATGCAAATGCTCGATCCCTTCCGCAATCGGGGTGACGGCATAGCCGTTCGCCGTCAGGTCGGCCCGTTTCAGCGTCGGAATACCGTCGTTCGGCCGGTTGCTCGGCGCCAGATAATAGAGCCGGCTGTAGAGTCGGTAGATCGGGGCATAAGCGCCTGCCGTGCAGGAACGTACTCGGGCTGTCAGTGCCGCCTGGGTGGTTCTGATCCAGGGAGAACAATGAGGCGGATCCAAACAGTCGGCCGAGCACGCCGGCTGCTGAAGATGCGGCAGACCGTCCACAAAGGCGTCGCAATCGAGGTCGCCGACGGCACAGGTGCTGGTGCGTCGCACCGCGACCAGATCGTTGCCGGTCAAGACCACGCCGATGTCGGCACAGGCCTGCGGCAGCCCGGCGATGTTGTCCGCACCTTGAACCGGATAAGCACGCGCCGCGTCGAGATTCGCCGCCGTCGGACAGAGGCTCGGCAGCGCCGCGCCTGCGGGTATGAGCGCTTCGCCATAGAACCCCGCGTTGCTTATATCGTCCGTGATCATCTGCATCGCGTGGCGCGCGTTCTGGATCTGGCCGATGGATTTCTCGATCTCGTAACGGGTTCGACTGTTGTTGGAGAGCACCAAGGCGAGCGTACCGAGCAGGAATACACCGATCGTCATCGCGATCATCAGCTCGATCAGGGTGAACCCAGGCGAGCCCGTTCCGCGCCTACGATACTCGCCATCGTGGGATCGAGAAGATCGGCGCGCACGGATCGGCATTCCGGCAGGTTTCAACCCGGGGTGGTCGGGAACGCCGATTCGGCGCTTGATCTCGTCTCGACGGCTTGGCGTGGCGGACATGTCTACCGGCCTCAGTTTAGATCGGCCAAGGTGACCAGCACCGCAAGCACCCGACGCCTGCCCGCGGACCCATAGTCGGCGCCTTGCCCGCAGGTCAGTTTCGGGGCGAGCGTGTCGCTCAGACCCTGCCAGGCGACGCTCACGCGGAAGGTCACCGGGTCGTCCGGGAGCCGTTCGATACACCCGCGGGCGCCGATCATGGCGCCGAGAAACGCCTCGGAGTCGTCGGTCGTTCCCGCACCCTTGAGCGCACGGCTCCACTCACAGAGATCACGCGCGGTCAGATCAACCTGCTCGCACCCTTGCGCCGGATCAAACCCGTCGCCCGAGCCCACGACCGTCATCGTCCCCAAGGCCGCATAGCCCCCCTTCTTGGCAGCGCTGCGCCGACTGTTGATCCGCGCCGCCATGTCCTCGAGCAGGACCAAGGCATGCGCACGCTGATAGGCTTCCATCTGGGTTGCGGCCATCTTCGCCTGAAGTCCCGCGAGGCCGAGCAAACCGACCGCGATGATCACCGCCGTCACCAAGACCTCGAGCAAGGTAAATCCGCATTCCGCGCCGCCGATGTGCCGCACCCCGCGCATGGTCAACAGCCTCCGTCCCTGATCGTCGGCTGACCGCTCGGCTCGATCCGAACACAGCGCTTCTTCGCCCCGGCGTCGCTCTTGGACGCGACCTCGAAGGCTGCGCTGACGGTCTGCCCGCGCAAACGCCCCGACGAACGATAGGTCACGTCCGCCTGTCGTGTGCTCAGCGTCACCGCCGTCACCGGATCGCGCCGGATCAGCTCGACACCAGGCACCGCCGCGCTGGTGGCCTTCCAGCCGGACTCCCAGCCGTCATCGGCAATCAACGGCACGAGGACGACATCCCGATTGAGCCGGATCGCCTCCGACCGCGCCCGCCAAAATGCCGCCTGCAGATCGCTCGCCGCGGCATGAACACGCTGGTCGGCGATGAAGCGCGTAAAGGAGGGAACCCCGATCCCGGCCAGGATCGCGACGATGGTGATGACCAGCATCAGCTCGAGCAAGGTAAAGCCCGAAGTACGTGCCGGATGGGTGCGCATCCCGCGAGCGGCGAACGGCGACGATCGTGTTCTCATCTCAAACCCCTTAGAATCACCACTTGCCGCTCGGACCCTTGGCGCCCGCCTCATTCAGCGACAAGACCGCCCCGCCCAGGTCCAGAACCTGCATCGAACCCGCTTTCGGCGTCGCCGTCAGCGTAAAGGTCGGCCGAGAACCCGCAGGTGCGGAGATCGCAACGGTGTAGAACTGCGCAACCCGATCAGGCACTGCAGCACTCAACTCCTCGACCGAAGACGCATACCGACGCGCGTCCATCAAAAACTGTTGCTGGCGCTGCGCCAGATCCATCAGAAAGGACTGTGCATCGGCGCGATTGGCCTTGCGGACATGCTCTTGGTAGCTCGGATAGGCGATCGAGGCCAGGATCCCGATGATGGCGACCGTAATCATCAGCTCGATCAGGGTGAAGCCGCGTTTACGGGCTGCCCGATTCCGGCCGCCGGGACCGGGGGGTTCGGATGCCCACGAGTCGCAGGCATCAGGATCGAGACACCGACACTTGTCTTCGGTCCAGTGACGAGGGCTGATGGGTTTTGGTGTACCGGGCGAGTGCTGCCCATGAACGGATGCAGCGTCGGGAACCGTCGGAGAAGGGATTCCCTCCCGAAACTGCTCGCCGCCGAGATCATGGTGGGGCGGTTGATGTGAGTATCTGATCATGGCGGTCGCTCGCTGTTCGATCGTCGTCCGGCGGCCGATGACCGCGGAACCTGCCGACCGAGGAGAACCTCACGCCGTGGGGTCTCCCCTGCCGGGGGATCGTCTAGGGAACCGATGCGATCCCCAATCTCGACTCGAAGTATGGCAGCGGGTGATTCCGGCATCCGCGAGGGACTGCACAGATCAAAAAGAAAGATGACCACGCGCCCGAAGCCGAAACTGTGTCGTCGATCACAACAGGTCAGGGCGAAGTGGTCATACTGAGCTGCCTTGCGTTCTGCGTCGGAGGCGGCTGCCCACCTAAAACCAACGTGACCCGAGAGCCGGAAATCCCGAATACGCGTTACGTCGCATCCTGACCAATTTGTCCGAAGTGGGCGCTTTAAGATGCAATCATCAGCCTGACCCGGCCCGGCGCCCAAGCAGACGCATCCGAACGTCTACTCCGGCCCCGCAGCATCACGGCGGTTCGAACATTCG
The sequence above is drawn from the Thiocapsa rosea genome and encodes:
- a CDS encoding GspH/FimT family pseudopilin, which gives rise to MRTRSSPFAARGMRTHPARTSGFTLLELMLVITIVAILAGIGVPSFTRFIADQRVHAAASDLQAAFWRARSEAIRLNRDVVLVPLIADDGWESGWKATSAAVPGVELIRRDPVTAVTLSTRQADVTYRSSGRLRGQTVSAAFEVASKSDAGAKKRCVRIEPSGQPTIRDGGC
- a CDS encoding efflux RND transporter permease subunit, with the protein product MRAVVRFTLRQRVLFNLLFVFMIVAGVFALDALPTERYPEVNFGKVIITTVYPGASPRDVEALVTREIELALDGLEHVEFIRANSVRERSTLVVKFRDDTDYGALYDELRFRVLSILERFPEGVDPPRFDLIRTSFWLPVVAVNLVGDRSNRALSLIAKELQIRMAQIPGVTEVKLDGEQRREFHLFLDPWKLKSHGVSLDQVAAALQDANVTLPAGDFSDGTGEYMVRVDERFRTRDQVVSTVVRSDADGSFVTVDDLISDAALGYRTPGVITSADGKDGVALRLLKAKGGNAMEIYAAAEAILEEVAPLLEQEGIEVVLTQDSTTYIKESIQTLGWNMIIGILLVSLILWYFMGIRNAGLVTVGIPFSFMVTAVLMQLTGNSLNEITLFSFVLVSGIIVDDAIVVVENIYRHVQDGEPIEQAIIEGTAEVAWPVISATATTVAAFLPMLIMTGSTGEFFALIPKAVSFAIVASLFECLLILPLHYLDFGPRPKAHAAGQSAKQIERENRLMRLLRRMTERLIGVTMRFRVLSLSVVLVAFITAIAVLGVSIAGIAPLVRIQFFPDDYTTYYAFVEGPPETPIAQTHERVKAIASFIMADGPGYARSAAGFAGFTVSEDYEDEPGRHLGTVMVALPSKSDQAFDDPLAHLDRMRERLIEQFAEPGVKIRVRAEKDGPPTGKDVNIQIAGSSETSVRGLSADLLQRLRDHPEFGPDLVDLQDDRGVPSRVFRLAVDESRARELGLTAGDAARMAASVLDGRYIGKYRLSDEEVDLKLRVDPAYLDAPEAALDIPVLEHPSGPVLLRDIVQPIAEVQPGELKRYQRQRSLTVTANIRSGAAISSAQVTAWVRAQYPELRALYPGATLVFGGEFEETQRSFDSLARAFGLAVLLIYLILATQFKSYTQPLIILSAVMFSIIGIVFGKVVTQSLFTINSFIAIVGVTGVVVNDSLVLLAFINQRYRDGLDRHAAIREGVRLRLRPIVLTTLTTTLGLMPMALGIPSYSVIWGSMASTFVTGLATATFLTLFIVPVAWDLLTEWDEKRAAKRAQ
- a CDS encoding REP-associated tyrosine transposase; the encoded protein is MTNYRRCRVPGVVYFFTLRLADHAGTLLTDHIDPLRSAFRTVRTRHPFEIDAIVILPSHLHCLWSLPEGDSDYSLRWRQIKSAFSTAIPADEIITASRRRKNERGVWQRRFWEHTVRDDRGYATRFDYIHYNPVKHGFVDRVKDWPYSSFHRCVRLGVYSEDWGGGDLEDLDLEES
- the pilV gene encoding type IV pilus modification protein PilV; this encodes MRGVRHIGGAECGFTLLEVLVTAVIIAVGLLGLAGLQAKMAATQMEAYQRAHALVLLEDMAARINSRRSAAKKGGYAALGTMTVVGSGDGFDPAQGCEQVDLTARDLCEWSRALKGAGTTDDSEAFLGAMIGARGCIERLPDDPVTFRVSVAWQGLSDTLAPKLTCGQGADYGSAGRRRVLAVLVTLADLN
- a CDS encoding PilW family protein, with product MSATPSRRDEIKRRIGVPDHPGLKPAGMPIRARRSSRSHDGEYRRRGTGSPGFTLIELMIAMTIGVFLLGTLALVLSNNSRTRYEIEKSIGQIQNARHAMQMITDDISNAGFYGEALIPAGAALPSLCPTAANLDAARAYPVQGADNIAGLPQACADIGVVLTGNDLVAVRRTSTCAVGDLDCDAFVDGLPHLQQPACSADCLDPPHCSPWIRTTQAALTARVRSCTAGAYAPIYRLYSRLYYLAPSNRPNDGIPTLKRADLTANGYAVTPIAEGIEHLHFEYGIDRDDNGEPDEYLDGIVDAGDWQDVVAVRVHLLARNASPTHGHLDDRIYHLGDEVIEAPGDAYKRQAYSTTVRLNNIAGRREDVR
- a CDS encoding PilX N-terminal domain-containing pilus assembly protein, yielding MNAHSVFVGQQRGAVLVIALIMLLLTTLIAVSVFDMGSSNLAVVSNLENKRQVEKAAEATLEEAVNDLPLLIESLSPESPKAVFFCEGKKNHKCFDINGDGSDDIEVDLANPVPSCIGMTPITNNQLDATDINDQGCFIGTQQVGVVGGSGSGGQSLCSGSVWDLRARAIDLSSGAQARIRQGISIRVSNNDIATACP
- a CDS encoding pilus assembly protein; protein product: MFNSVRLGHVTGLAIAMLLACPAIFAEDIDIFVGGTGAQTAKPNILFVLDNSANWSRNDQHWLPKGTKQGQAEVRAIKKALGGLTGKVNVGLMMYATLGSANDNAYVRHAIKELNSTNQGVLNSKLIHIDDNILTKEERRQSGPKYGYMMHDVYNYLAGERALDNGVGTPTGVDFADPSGYQTAYSRFRSPLTTADLCTDTYLVFIGNPQSSGPSTDDSSNSNALSALVTAAGGTPDRLAGSGSGTPLPIPKFTLNSQTELESLGFSEACYNNQNSCTSAVSAAGSDCLNAGYSSCVCLSEKKVPSDVKCGNQDQYMVQGTILNETMVPTGDFDTIKGAAWNLDDWSKFFYTQGVPIPGAAESDPRARIITYTIDVFNKKQNNDHTGLLMSAAKVGGGGYFFARNQDTLEAVLETIISEIISVNSTFASASLPISATNRAQNENQVFIGMFRPEPYAKPRWYGNVKRYQLARFDTGIDLADVDKKRAVNLLSGFVAECASSFWTTESVDYWADLGVVPDPRGQCATAGGPYSDRPDGPFVEKGAAGQMLRRSNIANRKVLTLSGSALVAFNASNSGLEPDLVDYSRGMDVDLMDKTNKQTDPRPTIHGDIVHARPLPINYGGSAGVVVYYGTNDGMLRAVGAENGAERWSFIAPEHFDKLARLRANAPIVAYPNQDQAANPLPKDYFFDGSIGQVVHYDDADLLDRAWIFPTMRRGGRMVYAFNVTTPDAPSLMWRAGCPNVGDDKDCAGSLTGIGQTWSIPNAGFVEGYAGGAKPVLVMGGGYDACEDADVTTPSCASSKGRAVFILDAETGGVLATFPTERPVPADVSLVDLDYDGFMDVAYAADTGGNLYRINFIDPVTGGALAPDAWQILKVARTQGGSRKFLYGPAVMAYRNMVYLALGSGNRERPLETNYPYTSRVQDRFYVFLDRPREDPADVATGTYPFNLDDVNLMLNQTVNPGCDAAGVVTDTVQRGWFMDFPNRGEQTVTNAIIVAGMATFSTSRPGGAAVGVCARPIGIAAGYWVNLFNGSGAIGVAETCGGTRSRELVGGGLPPAPVLATVPIDGKPTMVVIGAPPRDGSTGTPISPQEIKPAITHKRTRLFWSSDVDR
- a CDS encoding efflux RND transporter periplasmic adaptor subunit — translated: MSVRRLAASAAFLLMAALEGVAADISEPTLVTAVPAMREIALVGFTRALAEAPLVAETDGRVQVLFADVGDRIDDSGRFAQLDTTFLQLDLEEIAVQEERLRSQVDYDQREVTRFRELVRQNSASASQLDTLEQSLRDNSHASRALDVKRRMLQERLVRATISAPVGWSVTARNVELGQWVRGGETVGRAADFSTLLVPFALTPEQFVALEQTRSDLALEAIDVGNTADRAIPARIHRVNPGFDPETRKIAVELALTDRVELARGGLRMRLRLRLPEATGAVSLPPSAIDSSYEESWIIRESGERVSALPLGPDALNPDLVRVTARGLKPGDRVRMVGSR